In one window of Desulfuribacillus alkaliarsenatis DNA:
- a CDS encoding DEAD/DEAH box helicase: MSRFQEIGVSKAVVEQLHANGITEPTPIQEQAVPVLLKGTDVIAQAQTGTGKTLAFILPILERIDLSNPEIQALIVTPTRELALQITTEVKKLTAELAGYKILSVYGGQDVEQQMKKLKGGQHMVIATPGRLLDHLRRETIDLSRVSMLVLDEADQMLHMGFLPEVETIIKQTAQKRQTMLFSATMPKEIRTLAKRYMHEPVDVRVKSTQITVEEIKQIVVETTDRAKQAMLRHLIDTYRPFMAIIFCRTKRRASTLNEALLSFGYESDELHGDLTQAKREAVLKKFREAKLQLLVATDVAARGLDIEGVTHVFNYDIPHDAESYIHRIGRTGRAGGDGLAITLVAPKDRMHLDIIEKGIQMRIERKEATVTVNTRTNENNRRPQTSARKEEDAGYRQRREQNIKRNVERAKKHNKRNKRK; the protein is encoded by the coding sequence ATGAGTCGTTTTCAAGAGATAGGAGTTAGCAAAGCTGTAGTTGAACAATTGCATGCGAATGGAATTACCGAGCCAACCCCAATTCAAGAACAGGCAGTTCCAGTATTACTTAAAGGCACAGATGTGATTGCGCAAGCGCAAACAGGTACGGGGAAAACGCTAGCCTTTATATTGCCAATTCTAGAACGAATTGATTTGAGTAATCCAGAAATCCAAGCGCTAATCGTGACGCCGACGCGGGAACTGGCACTACAGATTACCACCGAAGTGAAAAAACTAACTGCTGAGCTAGCAGGATACAAGATATTGTCGGTATATGGTGGTCAGGATGTTGAACAGCAAATGAAAAAGCTCAAGGGTGGTCAGCATATGGTAATTGCCACACCAGGTAGGCTGTTAGATCATCTGCGTAGGGAGACCATTGATTTATCGCGAGTGTCAATGCTTGTACTTGATGAAGCTGATCAAATGCTACATATGGGGTTCTTACCTGAGGTAGAAACAATTATAAAGCAAACTGCACAGAAGCGACAGACGATGTTGTTTTCTGCCACGATGCCTAAGGAAATTCGAACACTGGCAAAGCGATATATGCATGAACCTGTAGACGTGCGCGTAAAAAGCACGCAAATTACTGTTGAAGAAATTAAACAAATTGTCGTTGAAACAACGGATAGAGCGAAGCAAGCGATGTTACGTCATTTGATAGATACGTATCGACCGTTTATGGCAATCATCTTTTGCCGTACAAAACGTCGGGCCAGTACTTTAAATGAAGCGTTGCTTTCCTTTGGCTATGAATCGGACGAGTTGCATGGGGATCTTACGCAAGCGAAACGGGAAGCCGTGCTGAAGAAATTCCGCGAAGCGAAGCTACAGCTGTTAGTAGCAACTGACGTAGCTGCTAGAGGTTTAGATATTGAGGGTGTTACACATGTATTCAATTATGATATTCCCCACGATGCGGAAAGTTACATCCATCGAATTGGCCGAACTGGTCGTGCAGGTGGCGATGGATTAGCGATAACACTTGTAGCTCCTAAGGATCGAATGCACCTAGATATCATTGAAAAAGGGATACAGATGCGGATTGAAAGAAAAGAAGCAACTGTAACTGTCAATACGAGAACGAATGAGAATAATCGACGACCGCAGACAAGCGCCCGCAAGGAAGAAGATGCTGGTTATCGCCAACGACGTGAGCAGAATATAAAAAGAAATGTGGAAAGAGCGAAAAAGCATAATAAACGCAACAAACGCAAATAG
- a CDS encoding acyl-CoA dehydratase activase has translation MFIGIDLGSRTTNLVAIENGLVKDSVIVNSGRSPVAICEKLLDSRNYQGVAVTGYGRHLVGEVLNAKVISEIKAYALGARTLFPYCRTIVDVGGQDCKVIVLDKNGIMHSFEMNDRCAAGTGRFLEVMAGILDLDISEFGKCSLESKTSIQINSTCTVFAESEVISLINSGKPTEAISRGLHQSIARRIAQMVGRVGLVEPVVFAGGGAKNIGLVTLLEEELSAICSIPSEPQIVGAYGAALAAQKTFSNN, from the coding sequence ATGTTTATCGGGATTGACTTAGGTTCCAGAACAACAAATTTAGTAGCTATTGAAAATGGGCTTGTGAAAGACAGTGTAATCGTTAACTCTGGACGTAGTCCAGTTGCCATATGTGAAAAGCTATTAGATAGTCGGAATTATCAAGGAGTAGCTGTTACTGGTTATGGTCGACACCTCGTAGGAGAAGTTCTTAATGCAAAAGTTATATCTGAAATTAAAGCTTATGCCTTAGGTGCCAGAACATTATTCCCCTATTGTAGAACGATCGTAGATGTTGGTGGGCAGGATTGCAAGGTTATAGTCCTAGATAAAAACGGAATAATGCACTCTTTTGAAATGAATGACCGTTGCGCTGCAGGTACTGGTAGATTCCTAGAAGTTATGGCGGGAATTCTCGATTTAGATATCAGTGAGTTTGGCAAATGTTCCTTAGAAAGTAAAACGAGTATTCAAATCAATAGTACTTGCACCGTTTTTGCCGAGTCTGAGGTTATCTCATTAATCAATAGCGGTAAACCCACAGAAGCAATATCTCGTGGACTGCATCAAAGTATCGCTCGACGGATTGCCCAAATGGTTGGACGTGTTGGACTTGTAGAGCCAGTCGTGTTTGCTGGCGGTGGAGCCAAAAATATAGGTTTAGTCACTCTGCTTGAGGAAGAACTATCAGCCATCTGCTCGATTCCAAGCGAACCACAGATTGTTGGGGCTTACGGAGCAGCTCTGGCAGCACAAAAAACGTTTTCTAATAATTAA
- a CDS encoding OsmC family protein has product MAKDLKKTLETMMRVFGKKPQEATTVYTAECEWKGNLLIEAKMGEFIQKIDEPEYMCGTNLGPSPLDIQMAALGSCQEIMYVAFAAVMGIQLDEVKVKVDGEIDLRGMFGMDGVSAGFQKIHYVTTIKSPESKEKLDQLVKAVEANCPVMDSLKRPVEVTGEVKFS; this is encoded by the coding sequence ATGGCTAAAGATTTAAAAAAGACTCTAGAAACAATGATGCGTGTATTTGGAAAGAAACCTCAAGAAGCGACTACTGTGTATACTGCAGAATGCGAATGGAAAGGGAACTTACTCATCGAAGCGAAAATGGGCGAATTTATACAAAAAATTGATGAGCCAGAGTACATGTGTGGTACAAACCTAGGCCCTAGTCCATTAGATATTCAAATGGCCGCCCTTGGTTCCTGCCAAGAAATTATGTATGTCGCTTTCGCCGCTGTTATGGGTATCCAACTTGATGAAGTGAAAGTAAAGGTTGATGGAGAAATTGATTTGCGTGGAATGTTTGGCATGGACGGTGTATCTGCTGGTTTTCAAAAAATTCATTATGTAACTACCATTAAAAGCCCTGAATCAAAAGAAAAATTGGATCAATTAGTTAAAGCCGTTGAAGCGAACTGCCCAGTAATGGATTCACTAAAACGCCCCGTGGAAGTTACAGGCGAAGTTAAATTTAGTTAA
- a CDS encoding double-cubane-cluster-containing anaerobic reductase: MSKQDKAYYEQLWADLGVDVPLHDQLIRGLAVLERRLHRKQKNRPEKMDYFNKVLNDLHGHRIAEMVEHKKQGGKVVGSYCVFIPEDMVLAADGIHVGLCAGSSFPVQEAEKVLPRNTCPLIKSSFGYKYIKACPYTEASDLIVGETTCDGKTKMFEILEDYHPTYVIEVPQRKNSRNQDVFTAELLDFKLQLENLTGNKITAENLKNATSKVENKFKALQRLFKLRQADPAPISGLDVLTITQIGFQDDVKRFTQQVNALCDELEERVRDGVGVAPKGAPRILISGSPMSLPNWRLHSMLEKAGAVVVCEESCVGTRLFSYTSEPQSDSLEDQIAAIGQRHMSINCACFTPNQGRIDDVLRMAEEYQVDGVIHYTLQFCHTFNNEGTKMEQALDTAGIPLLRVEADYSDDDSGQLKTRVEAFLELLEDKKTNVE, from the coding sequence GTGAGTAAACAGGATAAAGCTTATTACGAACAACTATGGGCTGATTTAGGCGTGGACGTTCCGCTGCATGATCAGCTTATTCGAGGATTAGCTGTTTTAGAAAGACGCCTTCATCGAAAGCAAAAAAACCGACCTGAAAAAATGGACTATTTCAACAAAGTACTAAATGACTTGCATGGCCACCGAATCGCAGAGATGGTTGAACATAAAAAACAAGGTGGCAAAGTAGTAGGTAGCTACTGTGTATTTATTCCTGAAGACATGGTATTGGCTGCTGACGGGATTCACGTGGGCTTATGTGCTGGATCGAGCTTTCCAGTACAAGAAGCAGAAAAAGTTTTACCAAGAAATACTTGCCCATTGATTAAGTCATCGTTTGGATACAAATATATTAAAGCTTGCCCTTATACAGAGGCCAGCGACTTGATCGTAGGTGAGACAACTTGTGATGGAAAGACGAAGATGTTCGAAATACTAGAGGATTATCATCCTACCTACGTAATTGAGGTTCCACAAAGAAAGAACTCACGTAATCAAGATGTATTTACTGCTGAACTATTAGACTTTAAGCTACAGCTAGAGAATCTGACAGGCAATAAAATTACAGCTGAAAACTTAAAAAATGCTACCTCTAAAGTGGAAAACAAGTTCAAGGCATTGCAGCGGTTATTCAAATTGCGTCAAGCAGATCCAGCTCCTATTAGTGGTCTTGATGTACTTACGATTACGCAAATTGGATTCCAAGACGACGTTAAGCGTTTTACTCAACAGGTAAATGCGCTTTGTGATGAACTAGAAGAAAGAGTTCGCGATGGTGTAGGTGTTGCTCCTAAGGGTGCTCCACGTATCTTGATATCTGGAAGTCCTATGTCATTGCCGAATTGGCGCTTACACTCTATGCTCGAGAAAGCAGGCGCTGTCGTAGTATGTGAAGAATCCTGTGTCGGAACGCGATTATTTAGTTACACGAGTGAGCCACAGAGTGATAGCCTTGAAGATCAGATAGCTGCTATTGGTCAGAGGCATATGAGCATTAACTGCGCATGTTTTACCCCAAATCAAGGCCGCATTGATGATGTATTGCGAATGGCTGAAGAATATCAAGTAGATGGTGTTATTCACTATACTCTGCAATTCTGTCATACCTTTAACAACGAGGGTACTAAAATGGAACAAGCTTTAGATACGGCTGGTATTCCTTTATTACGCGTAGAGGCTGACTACAGCGATGACGACAGCGGTCAATTAAAAACAAGAGTGGAAGCTTTCTTAGAACTGTTAGAAGATAAAAAAACAAATGTTGAATAG
- a CDS encoding ABC transporter ATP-binding protein, with product MKTLVHTSKDKFIVNGLSHSFHDRKEIQAVKVIDNINFSVKEHEFIAIVGPSGCGKSTLLNIMSGLMKPSEGEVQLDGENLSKISPRIGYISQSDTLLPWRTAIANVELGLELRKIDKKTRREKAMELIKQAKLSGFETSYPFQLSGGMRKRVDIIKVLALDPEIIFMDEPFAALDVFTREMLQNYILSLWEKSKRTIIFITHDLIEAITLADRVVILTKRPATIKAIHTIDLPRPRSANELRFNQQFIELHKRIWDDLKDEVEQVREL from the coding sequence ATGAAAACACTGGTACATACTTCAAAAGACAAATTTATAGTAAATGGGCTTAGTCATTCATTCCATGACCGAAAAGAAATACAAGCCGTTAAAGTTATAGATAATATTAATTTTTCTGTTAAGGAGCATGAGTTTATCGCCATTGTTGGCCCAAGTGGATGTGGTAAAAGCACGTTATTAAACATTATGTCAGGACTAATGAAGCCTAGTGAAGGTGAAGTCCAGCTTGACGGCGAGAACCTGAGCAAAATTAGTCCGAGAATTGGATATATATCGCAGTCTGACACGCTATTACCTTGGCGCACAGCAATTGCAAATGTTGAGTTGGGGCTTGAGCTGAGAAAAATCGATAAAAAAACTCGTCGCGAAAAGGCAATGGAGCTAATAAAACAAGCTAAGCTATCAGGCTTTGAAACGTCCTACCCGTTTCAACTTTCTGGAGGCATGCGAAAACGTGTAGATATTATTAAGGTGCTGGCTCTTGACCCAGAGATTATTTTTATGGATGAACCGTTTGCCGCATTGGATGTATTCACAAGAGAAATGCTCCAAAACTATATTTTATCTTTGTGGGAAAAATCTAAACGAACGATTATTTTTATAACCCATGATTTGATAGAGGCTATCACACTGGCAGACCGTGTAGTAATTTTGACAAAACGACCTGCGACGATTAAAGCAATTCATACAATTGATTTGCCGAGACCCCGTTCAGCCAATGAACTAAGGTTTAATCAACAGTTTATCGAATTACATAAACGGATATGGGACGACCTTAAGGACGAAGTAGAGCAGGTGAGAGAACTATGA
- a CDS encoding ABC transporter permease: protein MIKRSKEFIHSTKYLLMRFAVFGLILISWELLANTGVMNPFYTSQPSRIFADLIQFYNSGDLVKHTSVTLKEALWGLAIGTVIGIIAGFILGLVDILGKVFEPIITALYGIPKLALAPIFVLWFGLGIESKIIMASLLVFFLVFFSTYAGIKSVDRNLLTSVKLMGASRFQLIIKVILPSCVPWILAGVRGGLGASLIGAIVGEYMGASAGLGWMISYATSFFQVDRVMACIFILFFIGIIFNMLLKNIEKVLLKWRPPIDYGGSGSI, encoded by the coding sequence ATGATTAAAAGAAGTAAAGAGTTTATTCATAGCACGAAATATCTTTTAATGCGGTTTGCAGTATTTGGTTTAATCTTAATCTCGTGGGAGCTATTAGCCAATACGGGGGTGATGAATCCATTCTACACCAGCCAGCCAAGCAGAATATTTGCCGATTTGATCCAATTTTACAACAGTGGTGACCTAGTAAAGCACACAAGCGTCACACTTAAAGAAGCTCTTTGGGGTCTAGCTATTGGCACAGTAATAGGAATCATCGCTGGCTTTATATTAGGACTTGTTGATATTTTAGGAAAAGTTTTTGAGCCTATTATTACGGCACTATATGGAATACCGAAGCTGGCTCTTGCACCAATATTTGTACTTTGGTTTGGACTTGGTATTGAATCAAAAATTATTATGGCTAGTTTGTTGGTTTTCTTTCTTGTATTTTTCAGTACATATGCCGGTATTAAGAGTGTCGATCGCAATTTACTTACGTCCGTAAAGCTAATGGGGGCTAGTCGTTTCCAATTGATAATTAAAGTTATTTTACCCTCTTGTGTACCTTGGATTTTAGCTGGTGTCAGAGGAGGTCTTGGGGCATCACTAATTGGAGCAATAGTAGGTGAATACATGGGAGCCAGTGCAGGGCTAGGCTGGATGATATCATATGCTACCTCCTTCTTCCAGGTTGACCGTGTAATGGCCTGCATATTTATTCTGTTTTTCATTGGGATAATCTTTAATATGTTGTTGAAAAACATTGAAAAAGTGCTTTTAAAATGGCGTCCACCTATTGATTATGGGGGAAGCGGAAGCATTTAA
- a CDS encoding ABC transporter substrate-binding protein gives MKKISFLLVAVVLLVSLLAACGGNNTSAPATPSTPAATEGTENQENVGAVEKEELTKVVVAELRSEFWLPVYVAEALGYFKEEGLEIEFVTTKDGPVAFQAMHAGSSHFTMLSTEPVFRAQDMGLESTIIMSTLTNKPYMFVGAPEITDVTQLKGKTIFAGMPGSAPHSFAIAILEKYGLTESDVTWAQMEYGASLGALENGHIEASYISAIAKNEVAAIGANILVDVSDPAQHYEIYGTERYESSIVTGTKEFVASNPETVQAFANAAVRAMIWIDNNNDEDVAEMASKLFTAGIAADRISYIRPSLSTDGFITEEGHETIVQFCLDEGIINREIPYEEVYNMSFIQNAYNQFNK, from the coding sequence TTGAAAAAAATCAGTTTTTTATTAGTGGCAGTGGTATTGTTAGTATCGTTATTGGCCGCGTGTGGTGGCAATAATACAAGTGCTCCAGCAACTCCAAGCACACCAGCGGCTACTGAAGGAACAGAAAATCAAGAAAATGTAGGGGCAGTAGAAAAGGAAGAATTGACAAAAGTTGTTGTAGCGGAACTGAGAAGTGAGTTTTGGTTGCCTGTATATGTAGCTGAAGCTTTAGGTTACTTTAAGGAAGAAGGACTAGAGATTGAATTTGTAACTACTAAAGATGGTCCAGTGGCGTTTCAAGCTATGCACGCAGGGAGTTCACATTTTACAATGTTAAGTACAGAGCCTGTATTTAGAGCACAGGATATGGGACTAGAGTCTACCATTATTATGTCTACACTTACAAATAAACCGTATATGTTTGTTGGTGCGCCTGAGATCACGGATGTAACACAGCTGAAAGGAAAAACCATATTTGCAGGAATGCCAGGCTCAGCTCCACATTCCTTTGCAATTGCTATTCTTGAAAAATATGGCTTAACAGAATCAGATGTAACTTGGGCACAGATGGAATACGGAGCGTCCTTAGGAGCTTTGGAAAATGGACATATCGAAGCAAGTTATATTAGTGCGATTGCGAAAAACGAAGTAGCTGCTATTGGTGCAAATATTTTAGTAGATGTATCTGACCCAGCACAGCATTATGAAATTTACGGTACTGAAAGATATGAATCATCGATTGTAACAGGAACGAAAGAATTTGTTGCATCGAATCCTGAAACAGTGCAAGCGTTTGCAAATGCAGCAGTAAGAGCAATGATTTGGATTGATAATAATAATGATGAGGACGTGGCAGAAATGGCATCGAAGCTGTTTACTGCAGGAATTGCCGCTGATAGAATAAGCTATATTAGACCGTCGTTGTCAACAGACGGATTTATTACAGAAGAAGGGCACGAAACGATAGTACAGTTTTGTTTAGATGAAGGAATCATCAATCGTGAAATACCATACGAAGAAGTTTATAATATGTCTTTTATCCAAAATGCGTACAATCAATTTAACAAGTAA
- a CDS encoding CD3072 family TudS-related putative desulfidase, with translation MRRSKRVVFLAHCILNGNSKVMGLTLYGGAMKSVVNEHLNKGTGMIQLPCPETTFIGLRRWGMSKNQYDTANYRRHCRNLLIPYVEQMKEYQSDGYILEGIIGIDGSPSCGVNYVSMGYKGGMIDEADKQASMLSEQAGQGIYIEELKKLLNEYKIQVEFLAVDEKAQVE, from the coding sequence ATGCGTAGAAGTAAACGAGTCGTATTTCTAGCACACTGTATATTAAACGGCAATTCCAAGGTGATGGGGCTAACGTTATATGGGGGAGCAATGAAGTCAGTGGTAAATGAGCACCTGAATAAAGGTACAGGTATGATTCAACTGCCATGCCCAGAGACGACATTCATAGGTCTGCGTAGATGGGGCATGTCCAAAAATCAATACGACACAGCTAATTATAGAAGGCATTGTAGGAATCTATTAATTCCGTATGTTGAACAAATGAAAGAATACCAAAGTGATGGGTATATACTAGAAGGGATAATAGGAATTGATGGGAGCCCGAGCTGTGGAGTAAATTACGTAAGTATGGGATATAAAGGCGGGATGATTGACGAAGCAGACAAGCAAGCGTCTATGCTATCTGAGCAGGCTGGGCAAGGAATTTACATTGAGGAGTTAAAAAAGCTGCTCAATGAATACAAAATTCAAGTCGAGTTTTTAGCAGTTGATGAAAAGGCGCAAGTAGAATAG
- a CDS encoding cation-transporting P-type ATPase — translation MSAKHKQEQNILWHTLDIDKIKEQLETDPAKGLTKAEASERLQKYGANELPSKAKKSVWIKFFKHFHDVLIYILLVAAVVTALMGHYIDTAVIFAVAFINACIGFFQENKAEQALEGIKKMLSLHANVLRDGERIEIDSQDVVPGDIVFLRAGNKIPADIRLIKADKLKIEESALTGESTSVEKQTNVVDEDAVIGDRSNMAFSGTSIASGTGQGIVIATGRDTELGKISKSMAEVEQLQTPLLRQITQFGKQVAMTILVIAALMYGFGYLVRDYGPVELMLYVIGLAVAAIPEGLPAIVSIILAIGVQNMANRKAIVRNLPSVETLGAVTVICSDKTGTLTKNEMTVTSVITVEQHYEVTGTGYAPEGKITMDNKEVSMGEEPDLNELLRIVKTCNDASLRKDEDGHWKINGEPTEGCLITLAEKADKEIERFESISKIPFDSEHKYMAVLVENDGQKYIYVKGAPDRLFSMAESGNSGDSKFDRNQWEQHVKELAEHGLRVIGAGYKKVSSDVEEIHHEDIETGVEMVGLAGIIDPPREEAISAIRECKGAGITVKMITGDHKDTAVAIGKMMGIGDGELALEGKDINNMTDEELEHVVEKYDVFARTSPEHKLRLVKALQKLGHVCAMTGDGVNDAPALKRADIGVAMGIKGTEVSKDAAEMVLVDDNFETIVNAVEEGRRVYNNLKKTILFILPTNGAQAFLIMASILFGLAMPITPVQILWVNMVIAITLSLALAFERLEDCAMELPPRPMKTPLLSGYYIFRIIFVSILIGGGTLAFSMELINRGYDQAVVQTITLHTIVILQLFHLFNCRSEHSFAFNKRFFSNKAAFIVSGILLVLQAGILYLPFMNTLFGTTPLGWEYWLIPMVLGAAVFTIIEVEKWITRIIIKSRNKDEVIC, via the coding sequence ATGAGCGCAAAACACAAACAGGAGCAAAACATACTATGGCATACGTTAGATATCGATAAGATAAAAGAACAGCTCGAAACAGATCCAGCTAAAGGACTTACTAAGGCAGAAGCTAGTGAACGATTGCAAAAATATGGGGCGAATGAGCTTCCTAGCAAAGCTAAGAAATCGGTATGGATTAAGTTTTTTAAACACTTTCATGATGTACTGATATACATATTATTGGTAGCGGCTGTCGTGACGGCGCTAATGGGGCACTACATAGATACGGCAGTCATCTTCGCTGTTGCATTTATAAACGCGTGTATAGGCTTCTTTCAAGAAAACAAAGCAGAACAGGCATTAGAGGGGATTAAGAAAATGCTGTCCCTGCATGCGAATGTGTTGAGGGATGGGGAACGTATCGAAATCGATTCCCAGGATGTTGTGCCTGGAGATATTGTATTTTTACGAGCAGGTAATAAAATTCCTGCAGACATTAGGTTAATTAAAGCAGATAAGCTAAAAATTGAAGAGTCTGCACTGACGGGAGAATCGACTTCAGTAGAAAAGCAGACGAATGTAGTCGATGAGGATGCGGTCATTGGTGATCGCAGCAATATGGCATTCTCGGGAACATCTATAGCTTCGGGTACTGGACAGGGAATTGTTATCGCTACGGGCAGAGATACAGAGCTAGGAAAGATTAGCAAGTCGATGGCTGAAGTAGAACAGCTACAAACGCCGTTGTTAAGACAGATTACACAATTTGGCAAGCAGGTTGCAATGACAATTCTTGTGATTGCAGCGCTTATGTATGGGTTTGGCTATCTTGTAAGAGATTATGGGCCAGTAGAATTAATGCTTTATGTAATTGGACTTGCTGTCGCGGCCATACCTGAAGGATTACCAGCAATTGTTTCAATTATCCTAGCGATTGGTGTACAAAACATGGCAAACCGCAAAGCAATTGTGCGGAACCTACCATCAGTAGAGACGTTAGGCGCTGTAACGGTTATCTGCTCGGACAAGACAGGCACACTGACAAAAAATGAAATGACCGTAACCTCAGTTATAACAGTAGAGCAGCATTACGAGGTTACAGGAACGGGTTACGCCCCAGAAGGTAAAATTACTATGGATAATAAAGAGGTCAGCATGGGTGAAGAGCCTGACCTTAACGAGCTACTACGAATCGTTAAAACCTGTAATGACGCCAGTCTTCGTAAGGATGAAGATGGTCACTGGAAGATTAACGGTGAACCGACGGAAGGATGTCTGATTACTCTAGCAGAAAAAGCCGACAAGGAAATAGAACGTTTTGAGAGCATATCGAAAATACCCTTTGACTCAGAACATAAATATATGGCTGTACTCGTAGAAAATGACGGGCAAAAATACATATATGTAAAAGGGGCACCTGATCGTTTGTTTAGTATGGCAGAGTCGGGAAATTCTGGAGACTCAAAGTTTGACCGCAATCAATGGGAGCAGCATGTAAAAGAACTAGCTGAACATGGACTACGTGTCATAGGTGCTGGATATAAAAAGGTTTCGTCTGATGTAGAAGAGATACACCATGAAGATATAGAAACTGGTGTTGAGATGGTTGGATTGGCGGGTATTATCGATCCACCGCGCGAAGAAGCAATATCGGCTATACGTGAATGTAAAGGCGCAGGAATTACTGTCAAAATGATTACCGGTGACCACAAGGATACAGCCGTTGCCATCGGTAAAATGATGGGTATTGGTGATGGTGAGCTTGCTTTAGAAGGAAAAGATATTAATAATATGACTGATGAAGAGCTTGAGCATGTTGTTGAAAAATACGATGTATTTGCCAGGACTAGCCCGGAGCATAAGCTGCGCTTAGTTAAAGCACTGCAAAAGCTTGGGCATGTATGCGCGATGACAGGTGATGGAGTTAACGATGCTCCAGCATTGAAGCGAGCAGATATTGGTGTTGCCATGGGAATTAAAGGCACTGAGGTATCAAAGGACGCAGCTGAGATGGTGCTAGTTGATGATAATTTCGAGACAATAGTCAACGCCGTGGAAGAAGGTAGACGTGTCTACAACAACTTGAAGAAGACAATTCTATTTATTCTGCCGACCAATGGGGCGCAAGCGTTTCTGATTATGGCGAGTATTTTATTTGGACTAGCAATGCCGATTACTCCCGTTCAAATTCTTTGGGTGAACATGGTTATCGCCATTACCCTTTCATTGGCATTAGCCTTTGAACGCTTGGAGGATTGTGCGATGGAACTACCTCCGCGGCCAATGAAAACACCACTACTAAGTGGATACTATATTTTCCGAATTATTTTTGTTTCAATCTTAATTGGTGGTGGAACACTTGCCTTTAGTATGGAGTTAATCAATAGAGGATATGATCAAGCGGTAGTGCAAACAATCACGCTCCACACGATTGTAATACTGCAGTTGTTCCATTTGTTTAATTGTCGTAGTGAACATAGCTTTGCCTTTAATAAACGCTTCTTTTCCAATAAGGCAGCATTTATTGTATCGGGCATATTGCTAGTATTACAGGCAGGAATCCTGTACCTGCCGTTTATGAATACGCTATTTGGAACAACTCCATTGGGTTGGGAATATTGGCTGATACCAATGGTGTTGGGAGCTGCTGTATTTACAATCATTGAAGTTGAGAAGTGGATTACCCGCATAATTATTAAAAGTAGAAATAAAGATGAGGTAATTTGTTAA